DNA from Vibrio gazogenes:
CCAATATTTACGTGATTGCCGTCTTAATGAAATTCGACGAATTTTACTCAATACAGAAGAAGAGATTGTGATTTCCAATCTAGCGGTCGAATTTGGGTTCTACCATATCAGTACTTTTAACGAGCATTACAAGAAACTGTTTGGTGAAACGCCAAGTCAAACTCGGCAACGTGCTCGCTTATACCATTATAAACGCTAGTTCCTTCCTATCTCACTCTATCTCAAGCAGGACACGCACCTCAAGGAGTGGATTCGTTCAGATTGATATAACCAATAGTCCATCATTTTGATCTGGGTTTTATAATCAGGTTGGTTCGTCATGACGGTATAATTCTCATGACAATAAATCTGTACCTCGCTATTTTTGACCTCTAATATCGCTGATTTTCCCAATTAGGGTTGAAACCGTGGCGTAGTTTACTTCCCATTCCAATACCTCTGTCTTCTTTAGTTTATGAGCGGCGTGTTGGTTAATATGGTCGAGCTCTGCCTCGCTCTCATTGGTGTTGCTTGATTTCGAGGGAAATAGCGCGCCAATGAGGCGCGCTTGAGTGAGTGATTATTCAATTTCTTTCAGACGAGCCGTGAAGTGGCGTAGTACGGGTGGCTCGTAGGTGAAATCCAACCCCTTCACGTTGTGGGCATTTTCTTTGACTTTCTCAAACGCTTCAATCACGAAGTCCATGTGCGTTTGAGTGTAAGTCGCGCGAGGAATCGTCAGGCGTAACAACTCAGCAGGGCAAGGGTGCTGTTGACCCGTTGCCGGATCTCGGCCTAATAGTAACGAACCGATTTCCACCGCGCGGATACCCGCAACTTTGTAGAGCTCACAAGCCAAAGCATGAGCTGGGAATTGATGTGAAGGGATATGAGGTAGTAATTTACCTGCATCAACGAATGCGGCGTGACCGCCGGCTTGCTGACACACAACCCCAATGGCTTCCAGGCCATCAACAAGGTACTGAACCTGACGGATACGGTACTCTAGCCAATCCTGGCGCATGCCATCGTAAAGGCCGACCGCAAGTCGTTCCATGGCACCGCCTTCAAGACCACCATAGGTAGGAAAACCTTCTTGAACAACACAAAGTGTGCGGCATTCAGTGTAAACATCCATCATTG
Protein-coding regions in this window:
- a CDS encoding linear amide C-N hydrolase; translated protein: MGKSAILEVKNSEVQIYCHENYTVMTNQPDYKTQIKMMDYWLYQSERIHSLRCVSCLR